In a single window of the Nitrospirota bacterium genome:
- a CDS encoding type IV secretion system DNA-binding domain-containing protein, whose amino-acid sequence MKQLNVEVPNKDKAVWETIINPEKLIEPAIRIRKNIEAVRFDADFALELKGVAEKQSRWSMIDATADKTSHADEAQVIGNLLSGLSMGQCLDFIYSFSKSDSGAGVIDWKIRGRVNGQTADSAATDARELYQNMVLVLATIQDRYQFGPVTEQQDLAAMDKKDQWIGTVSPLGIDISAAERGRIGFGTTELLQSQANSVIAVPYRKQNTINPIDSVAVAATSCLADMKIRISINPVLLSTDELKHVGSALDWLQNGEAKKLLYPQETNTGLDDKDIMTGLEHTLNNWIKNPYGYRISCTVSSDRPIPASLMSMSAGLFNCPVMIRTSSTGRQKVAADSLKTSEKNKSNVLDLQGCCNSSNDMPSMIPTVNALTICGTDKIYQTALNIPVRSGLLLGETVDRSLIKDVRFSRPDRSRHAYCLGATGVGKSTLLYNMIMQDIENGEGVTLIDPHGDLFTQVLSSIPKERADDLIIFDPTDFNYSVGLNFLECTDFYKPVQMNYVINELIMIFDRLYDLRETGGPIFEQYMRNSLALILDNDLGEQGTLVDLPSVFEDRGYRRHLLRNCKNRLVIDFWTKMAERASGDAQLSNVAPYITSKLNQFTHNAIIRPIIGQKKSTINFREVMDKRRILLINLSKGMLGNFDSRLLGMLLIGKLFGAALSRANQKHEDRKPMFFYIDEFQNFATEGITHILSEARKYSLFLTLANQNLAQLNTSRGNNILDSVLGNVGSLMLMRTGSIDAAKMETYTKPALLQQDLQELPDFHVVGRLLSNNTPTKPFVFKTMPMRKVEDAANVEMLRYSSRKRYARPTQDVESEIMSARLESSPLEKVLTEDD is encoded by the coding sequence ATGAAACAACTGAACGTCGAAGTTCCGAACAAGGACAAGGCAGTATGGGAAACCATTATTAATCCAGAAAAACTCATAGAGCCTGCAATCCGCATCAGAAAGAACATAGAAGCAGTGAGATTCGACGCCGACTTTGCCCTCGAACTGAAGGGCGTTGCAGAGAAGCAGAGCAGATGGTCAATGATAGATGCCACAGCAGACAAGACATCACATGCTGATGAGGCGCAGGTCATCGGTAATCTGCTATCTGGTCTCTCGATGGGTCAGTGCCTGGACTTTATCTACTCCTTCAGCAAGAGCGACAGCGGGGCAGGAGTGATTGACTGGAAGATCAGAGGAAGGGTGAATGGGCAGACTGCCGATTCAGCTGCAACGGATGCAAGGGAGCTATATCAGAATATGGTGCTGGTTCTGGCGACCATCCAAGACCGTTATCAGTTCGGCCCGGTCACAGAACAGCAGGATCTGGCGGCGATGGACAAGAAAGATCAGTGGATTGGAACAGTCAGCCCTCTTGGCATCGATATCAGTGCTGCGGAGAGGGGAAGAATCGGTTTTGGGACAACAGAGCTTCTGCAGTCTCAGGCAAACAGTGTTATTGCCGTGCCCTACAGGAAGCAGAATACAATTAACCCTATCGACTCCGTTGCTGTAGCAGCAACAAGCTGTCTTGCTGATATGAAGATCAGAATTTCGATAAATCCTGTTCTCTTGTCAACAGACGAACTTAAGCATGTCGGCTCTGCCCTTGACTGGCTCCAAAACGGCGAGGCCAAGAAGCTGCTGTACCCTCAGGAAACAAATACCGGTCTGGACGACAAGGATATCATGACCGGCCTTGAGCATACGCTTAACAACTGGATCAAGAACCCCTATGGTTACAGGATCAGTTGCACAGTAAGCTCCGACAGGCCGATACCGGCATCACTTATGAGTATGAGCGCTGGGCTATTTAACTGTCCTGTAATGATCAGAACCTCATCAACAGGCAGACAAAAGGTTGCCGCTGACAGTTTGAAAACGTCAGAAAAAAACAAAAGTAATGTGCTCGATCTTCAGGGATGCTGCAATAGCTCCAATGATATGCCGTCGATGATCCCGACAGTTAATGCCTTGACCATATGCGGCACTGATAAGATCTACCAGACTGCGCTGAATATTCCGGTCAGAAGTGGTCTGCTTCTCGGCGAAACTGTTGACAGATCTCTTATCAAGGACGTGAGATTCTCACGTCCTGACAGAAGCAGACACGCCTACTGCCTTGGAGCAACCGGCGTGGGCAAGAGCACACTGCTTTATAACATGATTATGCAGGACATTGAAAACGGAGAAGGCGTGACCCTTATCGATCCCCATGGCGATCTCTTTACCCAAGTCCTCAGCTCAATTCCGAAAGAACGGGCAGACGATCTGATCATCTTCGATCCTACTGACTTCAATTATTCTGTGGGACTCAACTTCCTCGAATGCACTGATTTCTATAAGCCGGTACAGATGAACTACGTTATCAATGAGCTTATCATGATCTTTGATCGCCTTTATGATCTTCGAGAAACAGGGGGGCCTATCTTTGAACAGTATATGCGCAACTCCCTGGCCCTGATACTCGACAATGATCTCGGAGAACAGGGGACGCTTGTGGATCTTCCTTCGGTATTTGAGGACAGAGGTTATAGAAGACATCTGCTCAGAAACTGTAAAAACAGGCTTGTAATAGACTTCTGGACAAAAATGGCGGAACGGGCAAGCGGAGATGCACAATTGAGCAACGTAGCACCTTATATAACCTCAAAACTTAACCAGTTTACCCACAATGCCATTATCCGACCGATCATCGGGCAGAAGAAGAGTACCATAAACTTTAGGGAGGTGATGGATAAAAGAAGGATACTGCTGATCAATCTCTCAAAAGGCATGCTTGGCAATTTTGACTCAAGGCTCCTGGGCATGCTGCTTATAGGCAAGCTCTTTGGTGCTGCACTCAGCCGCGCCAATCAGAAGCATGAGGACAGAAAGCCGATGTTCTTCTATATTGACGAGTTCCAAAACTTCGCAACAGAAGGAATTACGCATATTTTGTCCGAGGCCCGGAAGTACTCACTATTCTTGACCTTGGCAAATCAGAATCTGGCGCAGTTGAATACTTCACGGGGCAATAATATTCTTGATTCAGTTCTCGGGAATGTGGGCAGCCTTATGTTAATGAGGACAGGCTCTATCGATGCAGCGAAGATGGAGACATATACCAAGCCTGCTCTTCTGCAGCAGGATCTGCAGGAACTCCCTGACTTCCATGTTGTAGGGCGGTTGCTTTCTAACAACACTCCAACAAAGCCCTTTGTCTTTAAGACTATGCCGATGAGAAAGGTTGAAGACGCAGCCAACGTTGAGATGCTGAGATACTCATCACGGAAGAGATACGCAAGACCGACACAGGATGTGGAGAGCGAGATCATGTCAGCGAGATTAGAAAGCAGTCCACTCGAAAAAGTCTTAACCGAAGACGATTAG
- a CDS encoding DUF932 domain-containing protein, which translates to MITKMFAAEREESVKSFDQAMDAIKGDFQVEHYGDQLRNLTLTEEGHLDLAAGSYPITSSAFDGLCRSIRMPSDFGRKIPVDLFIYNFDALKAKLNRRLHICITKGTVVSVGDIMPEPIRNAEILTEATDRAERTGMKLHDVRISDRGMQIDILDPRRNLEPIKGDVTSVGLNIVTSEMGLLKTKASLFLMRLVCSNGAIVKKAWGGYESLFDYRVSKEKSLPEFFDKMGKASFNYDAFSGRYRRLTERELNAAEFLELHGRLAGMIGTEQADNVSNISRDQRIELKNRVENGRDSRYPAGINAYDFYNSITHAVKGFPFSTRRALENFGGSLIQMIPAMSFN; encoded by the coding sequence ATGATCACAAAAATGTTTGCAGCAGAGAGGGAAGAAAGCGTTAAGTCCTTTGACCAGGCAATGGATGCGATCAAAGGCGACTTTCAGGTCGAGCATTATGGTGACCAACTCAGGAATCTCACACTTACCGAAGAAGGTCATCTTGATTTAGCGGCAGGCAGTTATCCTATCACCAGCAGTGCCTTTGACGGGCTCTGCAGAAGCATCAGGATGCCCTCGGATTTTGGAAGAAAGATTCCCGTAGACCTATTTATTTACAATTTCGATGCCCTGAAGGCAAAGCTCAACCGCCGCTTACATATCTGCATCACAAAGGGAACTGTCGTTAGTGTCGGAGACATCATGCCTGAGCCTATAAGAAATGCGGAGATTCTAACTGAAGCTACTGACCGGGCTGAACGGACAGGAATGAAGCTGCACGATGTAAGGATCTCTGACCGTGGCATGCAGATCGATATTCTTGACCCTCGCAGAAACCTCGAACCTATCAAAGGGGATGTTACATCGGTCGGTCTGAACATCGTTACGTCGGAAATGGGCCTGCTGAAGACAAAGGCGTCATTATTCCTGATGAGGCTTGTATGCAGTAATGGAGCTATAGTGAAGAAGGCATGGGGAGGCTATGAGTCACTTTTTGACTATAGGGTAAGCAAGGAAAAGTCACTGCCGGAATTCTTCGACAAGATGGGAAAGGCGAGCTTTAACTATGACGCCTTTAGCGGCAGATACAGGAGGTTAACCGAGAGAGAACTAAACGCAGCTGAATTCCTTGAACTTCATGGCAGGCTTGCAGGCATGATTGGCACAGAGCAGGCAGATAATGTGAGCAATATCAGCAGAGATCAGCGTATTGAGCTGAAAAATAGAGTGGAAAATGGCAGAGACAGTAGATATCCCGCAGGGATTAACGCCTATGACTTCTATAACTCCATAACCCATGCTGTAAAGGGCTTTCCCTTTTCGACCCGTAGGGCCCTCGAGAACTTTGGTGGCTCGCTGATACAGATGATCCCGGCTATGTCATTCAATTGA
- a CDS encoding IS256 family transposase, whose protein sequence is MGKIIQIDEEGVKDHLGQIVKGTVQDTLNAMLDAEADHLCNAQRYERSADRKDTRAGSYRRKLHTRAGEVEITVPKLRALPFETAIIERYRRRETSVEEALVEMYLAGVSVRRVEDITEALWGTKVSPGTVSRLNGKIYETIEKWRMNPIEGEHPYVYLDGISMKRSWSGEVKNVSILVAIGVNREGYREVLGVAEGAKEDKASWTAFLRYLKGRGLKGVELIISDKSLGLIEILGDFYPEAKWQRCMVHFYRNVFTLVPKGKVKEVAAMLKAIHAQEDREEAIRKAGSVAKKLEVMKLGKAAKLLSEGIQETLSYYAFPEEHHRRIRTNNPLERIMKEIRRRTRVVGAFPDGNSALMLVAARLRHIAGTKWGLKQYLKMDRLEEQARELAA, encoded by the coding sequence ATGGGCAAAATAATCCAGATTGACGAAGAAGGGGTAAAAGACCACCTTGGGCAGATCGTCAAGGGGACGGTCCAGGATACCCTTAATGCAATGCTTGATGCAGAGGCGGACCATCTGTGTAACGCACAGCGGTATGAACGAAGCGCAGACAGAAAAGACACCCGTGCAGGCTCATACCGGAGGAAGCTGCATACGAGGGCTGGGGAAGTAGAGATCACCGTGCCAAAACTAAGAGCATTGCCCTTTGAAACAGCGATCATAGAGCGATATCGCAGAAGAGAGACCTCCGTAGAGGAAGCGTTGGTAGAGATGTATTTGGCTGGCGTATCGGTAAGGAGAGTAGAGGACATTACCGAAGCACTCTGGGGGACCAAGGTCAGCCCCGGCACCGTATCGAGGCTCAACGGCAAGATCTACGAGACGATTGAGAAGTGGCGGATGAACCCGATTGAAGGGGAGCATCCCTATGTATACCTTGATGGCATCTCGATGAAGCGGAGTTGGTCAGGAGAAGTGAAAAACGTTTCCATATTGGTAGCCATAGGGGTAAACAGGGAAGGGTATCGGGAGGTGCTGGGAGTTGCGGAAGGGGCAAAAGAGGATAAGGCAAGCTGGACAGCTTTTCTGCGGTATCTCAAGGGGCGAGGCTTGAAGGGGGTTGAACTGATCATCTCGGATAAGAGTCTGGGGCTCATTGAAATCCTGGGAGATTTCTATCCAGAGGCGAAATGGCAGCGGTGCATGGTACATTTCTACCGCAATGTTTTTACCTTGGTGCCGAAGGGAAAAGTAAAAGAAGTTGCCGCAATGCTCAAAGCGATCCATGCACAGGAGGATCGGGAGGAAGCTATCAGGAAGGCTGGCAGCGTGGCAAAGAAGCTTGAGGTAATGAAACTGGGTAAGGCGGCCAAGCTCCTGAGTGAGGGAATACAGGAGACGTTGAGCTACTATGCCTTCCCTGAGGAGCATCATCGGCGGATTCGGACAAATAACCCCCTTGAGAGAATCATGAAAGAAATCAGAAGAAGGACGAGGGTGGTAGGGGCGTTCCCAGACGGCAATTCAGCGCTTATGCTGGTTGCGGCCAGGCTCAGACATATCGCAGGGACAAAATGGGGACTAAAACAGTATCTGAAGATGGACCGGCTTGAGGAGCAGGCAAGGGAATTGGCAGCATAG
- a CDS encoding zf-HC2 domain-containing protein, translating into MNTHIKKSDILKYVSCLLPVETIGAIESHISTCPECLLKVSHGYAKKKEACNKAEELFADYLEGELQPDEMTFVNNHLLICYACEQKYHKLVEEKEEKTLETELNLKTFDVSAYNLPNNSLGESEDAESEKKRIEINKKDTTAADQSKS; encoded by the coding sequence ATGAATACGCATATTAAAAAATCAGATATTCTCAAATACGTCTCATGTCTGTTGCCTGTAGAGACAATAGGGGCGATCGAAAGTCATATTTCCACCTGCCCGGAATGTCTTCTGAAGGTCTCCCATGGATATGCTAAGAAGAAGGAGGCCTGTAATAAGGCAGAAGAGCTCTTTGCGGATTATCTTGAAGGTGAACTGCAGCCTGATGAAATGACTTTTGTTAACAATCACCTGCTTATATGCTACGCCTGTGAGCAGAAGTATCACAAGCTGGTTGAAGAAAAAGAGGAGAAGACATTAGAAACCGAATTAAATCTCAAGACCTTCGATGTTTCCGCTTACAATTTGCCCAACAACAGTCTTGGAGAGAGTGAGGATGCTGAGTCTGAAAAGAAGAGGATTGAGATTAATAAAAAGGACACAACTGCAGCTGATCAAAGCAAAAGTTGA
- a CDS encoding RNA polymerase sigma factor, with protein MKSSYEQKQTEMSEIDTNFLESLKKGEEKAYLRTRKWCYSYFYDYVKNDEDTKDLVSVSIEKIRKGLSTFNSSKGKGNIESNFRSWIKTINRNTYLDYRDRKKRELSFSELSAALGFDDEDSSLMEKNTGSLIDMLSSNAYDNYSFKDNPLWNIAVKEVIAVIGSVKEPRKKIALILKFIYGFKTNEIAEIMSENFDSIQSVLHRSTLELRELYIKKGIEADYLDPDSLKNTQAV; from the coding sequence ATGAAATCATCCTATGAACAGAAACAGACCGAGATGTCTGAAATAGACACTAACTTCTTAGAATCATTGAAAAAAGGCGAGGAAAAGGCCTATCTGCGGACGAGAAAATGGTGCTATTCATATTTCTATGACTACGTAAAAAATGATGAAGATACAAAAGATCTTGTGTCTGTCTCTATTGAAAAGATCCGTAAGGGACTATCGACCTTTAATTCCAGCAAAGGCAAGGGGAATATCGAGAGCAATTTCAGGTCATGGATTAAGACAATTAATCGAAATACATATCTTGATTACAGAGACAGAAAAAAGAGGGAACTGAGCTTTTCTGAACTTTCCGCAGCGCTTGGATTTGACGATGAAGACAGTTCCCTTATGGAGAAGAATACCGGCAGTCTGATCGATATGCTCAGCAGTAATGCCTATGACAATTATTCATTCAAGGATAACCCGCTCTGGAATATTGCAGTAAAAGAGGTGATAGCGGTAATCGGCAGCGTTAAAGAGCCGCGCAAGAAGATTGCTCTTATCCTAAAGTTCATATATGGTTTTAAGACAAATGAAATTGCGGAGATAATGAGCGAGAACTTTGACTCTATCCAGAGTGTGCTCCACAGAAGCACCCTTGAACTGAGGGAGCTGTATATAAAGAAAGGAATAGAAGCTGACTACCTGGACCCCGACTCATTGAAGAATACCCAGGCAGTATGA